From Streptomyces sp. NBC_00683, one genomic window encodes:
- a CDS encoding chorismate mutase — protein MTTSDIDESVRAELNRLRESIDNIDAAVVHMLAERFKATQQVGHLKAEHHLPPADPAREARQIARLRQLAESAKLDPAFAEKLLNFIVAEVIRHHERIAEESAGDTPATGL, from the coding sequence ATGACCACGAGCGACATCGACGAGTCCGTACGCGCCGAACTGAACCGGCTGCGCGAAAGCATCGACAACATCGACGCCGCAGTCGTCCACATGCTCGCCGAACGGTTCAAAGCCACCCAGCAGGTCGGCCACCTCAAGGCCGAACACCACCTGCCGCCCGCCGACCCCGCCCGCGAAGCCCGCCAGATCGCCCGGCTGCGGCAACTCGCCGAGAGCGCCAAACTCGACCCCGCGTTCGCCGAGAAACTCCTGAACTTCATCGTGGCCGAAGTCATCCGGCACCACGAACGCATCGCGGAGGAATCAGCCGGGGACACCCCCGCCACCGGCCTCTGA
- a CDS encoding DEAD/DEAH box helicase encodes MTRSERQDRPTRSRPIRGRGTDRAQVNARGSAKAPARRRPAPSQGGEFALPETLTPALPAVEAFAELDMPAALQKTLTAQGVTEPFPIQGATLPNSLAGRDILGRGRTGSGKTLAFGLAMLARTAGRRSEPHAPLALVLVPTRELAQQVTDALTPYATSVNLRMATVVGGMSISKQSGTLRRGAEVLVATPGRLKDLIERGDCRLDQVAITVLDEADQMADMGFMPQVVALLKQVEPDGQRMLFSATLDKNIDRLVKMFLTDPVVHSVDPSAGAVTTMEHHVLHVADETDKKAVATKIAAREGRVIMFVDTKRAADRFAKRLLASGVRAAALHGGRSQPQRNRTLDQFKTGEVTALVATNVAARGIHVDDLDLVVNVDPPTDHKDYLHRGGRTARAGESGSVVTLVLPEEKRDMTRLMADAGIAPRTTRIKSSDEELSRITGAREPSGIAIVIAVPEPTPPKPRTRGTGSGAAAGGSFRSGSRGRGRRGGAGAGAGAGAGAGSAAGGSARGAGSGGSARGAGSGGSARGAGSGGSGRGAGAGRTGSAGGRSGAPSRGRRAA; translated from the coding sequence ATGACCCGCTCCGAACGCCAGGACCGACCGACCCGCAGCCGCCCGATAAGGGGGCGCGGCACGGACCGGGCACAGGTGAACGCCAGAGGCTCCGCCAAGGCGCCGGCCCGCCGCCGTCCCGCGCCGTCGCAGGGTGGCGAATTCGCCCTGCCGGAAACCCTGACCCCCGCGCTGCCCGCCGTCGAGGCGTTCGCAGAGCTCGACATGCCCGCCGCGCTGCAGAAGACCCTCACCGCGCAGGGTGTGACCGAACCCTTCCCCATCCAGGGCGCCACCCTGCCGAACTCGCTGGCCGGCCGGGACATCCTCGGCCGTGGCCGCACCGGCTCCGGCAAGACCCTGGCCTTCGGCCTGGCCATGCTCGCGCGCACCGCCGGACGCCGCTCCGAGCCGCACGCCCCGCTGGCGCTCGTCCTCGTACCCACCCGTGAACTCGCGCAGCAGGTGACCGACGCCCTCACGCCGTACGCGACGTCCGTGAACCTGCGGATGGCGACCGTGGTCGGCGGCATGTCGATCAGCAAGCAGTCCGGCACGCTGCGCCGTGGCGCCGAGGTGCTCGTCGCCACGCCGGGACGGCTCAAGGACCTCATCGAACGCGGCGACTGCCGGCTCGACCAGGTCGCCATCACCGTCCTCGACGAGGCCGACCAGATGGCCGACATGGGCTTCATGCCGCAGGTCGTCGCCCTGCTCAAGCAGGTCGAGCCGGACGGGCAGCGCATGCTGTTCTCCGCGACCCTGGACAAGAACATCGACCGGCTGGTCAAGATGTTCCTCACCGACCCCGTCGTGCACTCGGTCGACCCGTCCGCGGGCGCCGTCACCACCATGGAGCACCACGTGCTGCACGTGGCGGACGAGACCGACAAGAAGGCCGTCGCCACGAAGATCGCCGCCCGCGAGGGCCGGGTGATCATGTTCGTGGACACCAAGCGCGCCGCGGACCGCTTCGCCAAGCGGCTGCTCGCCAGTGGCGTACGGGCTGCCGCACTGCACGGCGGCCGGTCCCAGCCGCAGCGCAACCGGACGCTGGACCAGTTCAAGACCGGCGAGGTCACCGCGCTCGTCGCGACGAACGTCGCCGCCCGCGGCATCCACGTCGACGACCTGGACCTGGTCGTCAACGTGGACCCGCCGACCGACCACAAGGACTACCTCCACCGCGGCGGGCGCACGGCGCGCGCCGGGGAGTCCGGCAGCGTCGTCACGCTGGTGCTGCCCGAGGAGAAGCGGGACATGACCCGGCTGATGGCGGACGCGGGTATCGCACCGCGTACCACCCGGATCAAGTCCAGCGACGAGGAGCTCAGCCGGATCACCGGTGCGCGTGAGCCGTCCGGCATCGCGATCGTCATCGCCGTGCCGGAGCCGACGCCGCCCAAGCCGCGTACGCGCGGCACGGGTTCGGGTGCGGCTGCCGGCGGGTCCTTCCGCTCGGGCAGCCGGGGCCGGGGCCGTCGCGGCGGTGCGGGCGCGGGTGCCGGCGCCGGTGCGGGTGCCGGCTCGGCCGCGGGTGGCTCGGCGCGCGGTGCCGGTTCGGGCGGCTCGGCCCGCGGTGCGGGTTCGGGCGGCTCGGCCCGCGGTGCGGGTTCGGGTGGCTCGGGCCGTGGTGCCGGGGCCGGGCGGACCGGGAGCGCCGGCGGGCGCAGCGGTGCGCCTTCGCGGGGACGTCGGGCCGCTTAG
- a CDS encoding glutamate synthase subunit beta, whose translation MADPKGFLTTGREVAKTRPVGERVKDWNEVYVPGSLLPIISKQASRCMDCGIPFCHQGCPLGNLIPEWNDFAYREDWTAASERLHATNNFPEFTGRLCPAPCEAACVLGINQPAVTIKNVEVSIIDKAWDSGDVTPQPPERLSGKTVAVIGSGPAGLAAAQQLTRAGHTVVVYERADRIGGLLRYGIPEFKMEKSHINRRIEQMRAEGTKFRTEIEIGRDIDAAKLRRRYDSIVIAAGATVSRDLPVPGRELNGVHFAMEYLPLANKVQEGDLTVTPITAEGKHVVVIGGGDTGADCVGTAHRQGAASVTQLEIMPKPGEDRNANQPWPTFPMLYKVTSAHEEGGERVYSVSTTHFEGDEDGNVQSLHLIEVEFKDGKLEQKAGTERVIPAQLVTLAMGFTGTDQANGLVQQFGLDLDERGNIARDKDYATNVDGVYVAGDAGRGQSLIVWAIAEGRSAARGVDRFLTGASALPAPIRPTDRSMMV comes from the coding sequence ATGGCTGACCCCAAGGGCTTCCTGACCACCGGCCGCGAGGTCGCCAAGACCCGCCCCGTCGGCGAGCGCGTCAAGGACTGGAACGAGGTCTACGTTCCGGGCTCGCTGCTCCCGATCATCAGCAAGCAGGCGAGCCGCTGCATGGACTGCGGCATCCCGTTCTGCCACCAGGGCTGTCCGCTCGGAAACCTCATTCCCGAGTGGAACGACTTCGCCTACCGCGAGGACTGGACGGCCGCGTCCGAGCGCCTGCACGCCACGAACAACTTCCCGGAGTTCACCGGGCGGCTGTGCCCCGCACCCTGCGAGGCGGCGTGCGTGCTCGGCATCAACCAGCCGGCCGTCACCATCAAGAACGTCGAAGTCTCCATCATCGACAAGGCCTGGGACAGCGGCGACGTCACCCCGCAGCCGCCCGAGCGCCTCTCCGGCAAGACCGTCGCCGTCATCGGCTCCGGCCCGGCCGGCCTGGCCGCCGCCCAGCAGCTCACCCGGGCCGGCCACACGGTCGTCGTGTACGAGCGCGCCGACCGCATCGGCGGCCTGCTGCGCTACGGCATCCCCGAGTTCAAGATGGAGAAGTCGCACATCAACCGCCGCATCGAGCAGATGCGCGCGGAAGGCACCAAGTTCCGCACCGAGATCGAGATCGGCCGCGACATCGACGCCGCGAAGCTGCGCCGTCGCTACGACTCGATCGTCATCGCGGCCGGTGCCACCGTCTCCCGCGACCTGCCCGTCCCGGGCCGTGAGCTGAACGGCGTGCACTTCGCGATGGAGTACCTCCCGCTCGCCAACAAGGTGCAGGAGGGCGACCTGACGGTCACCCCGATCACCGCCGAGGGCAAGCACGTCGTCGTCATCGGCGGCGGCGACACCGGCGCCGACTGCGTCGGCACCGCCCACCGGCAGGGCGCGGCCTCCGTCACCCAGCTGGAGATCATGCCGAAGCCGGGCGAGGACCGTAACGCCAACCAGCCCTGGCCGACCTTCCCGATGCTCTACAAGGTCACCTCCGCGCACGAGGAGGGCGGTGAGCGGGTCTACTCCGTCTCCACCACCCACTTCGAGGGAGACGAGGACGGCAACGTCCAGTCCCTGCACCTCATCGAGGTGGAGTTCAAGGACGGCAAGCTGGAGCAGAAGGCCGGCACCGAGCGTGTCATCCCCGCCCAGCTCGTCACCCTGGCCATGGGCTTCACCGGCACCGACCAGGCCAACGGCCTCGTCCAGCAGTTCGGCCTCGACCTCGACGAGCGCGGCAACATCGCGCGCGACAAGGACTACGCCACCAACGTCGACGGCGTCTACGTCGCCGGTGACGCGGGCCGCGGCCAGTCCCTGATCGTCTGGGCCATCGCCGAGGGCCGCTCCGCGGCACGCGGCGTGGACCGCTTCCTCACCGGGGCCAGCGCACTGCCGGCCCCGATCCGCCCGACGGACCGCTCCATGATGGTCTGA
- a CDS encoding AraC family transcriptional regulator — translation MYHTWMRFFTPSALHHRLGLACLGVGLQHGALPTVGPRTLDHHVAVVITSGSGWYSGTDGRRQTVKAPSLIWLTPGTPHHYGADPTGWDESFVDFTGPATTTYTELGYIEADRPLVPLSDTAGPRAAIGRIVRAARRGNPLLEVETGAAVHELLVALRRARADIGPDGSPVLQALARDAFQPLSVAEHAARHGMTPAELRTAVRRGAGCSPKDYLLTIRLGRAKELLAATDLPVAAVARRVGYDDPAYFSRLFARRVGTAPVRFREQQGRSVPGGWSDRIPDPDHPPTITAQ, via the coding sequence ATGTACCACACCTGGATGCGCTTCTTCACACCCAGCGCACTGCACCACCGCCTGGGACTGGCCTGCCTCGGCGTCGGCCTGCAGCACGGCGCCCTGCCCACCGTCGGCCCCCGCACCCTCGACCACCACGTCGCCGTCGTCATCACCTCGGGCAGCGGCTGGTACAGCGGAACGGACGGCCGACGCCAGACCGTCAAAGCACCCAGCCTCATCTGGCTCACCCCCGGCACCCCGCACCACTACGGCGCCGACCCCACCGGCTGGGACGAAAGCTTCGTCGACTTCACCGGTCCCGCCACCACCACCTACACCGAACTCGGCTACATCGAAGCGGACCGCCCCCTCGTCCCGCTCTCCGACACCGCAGGACCACGCGCCGCCATCGGCCGCATCGTCCGCGCCGCACGCCGCGGCAACCCCCTGCTCGAAGTCGAGACGGGCGCCGCCGTCCACGAACTCCTCGTAGCCCTGCGCCGAGCCCGCGCAGACATAGGCCCCGACGGCTCCCCGGTACTCCAGGCCCTGGCACGCGACGCCTTCCAGCCGCTCTCCGTCGCCGAACACGCCGCCCGGCACGGCATGACACCCGCCGAACTGCGCACCGCGGTACGACGCGGAGCAGGATGCAGCCCCAAGGACTACCTGCTGACCATCCGGCTCGGCCGCGCCAAGGAACTCCTCGCCGCCACCGACCTCCCCGTCGCCGCAGTCGCCCGCCGCGTCGGATACGACGACCCCGCCTACTTCTCCCGCCTCTTCGCCCGCCGCGTCGGCACAGCCCCCGTCCGCTTCCGCGAACAACAGGGCCGCAGCGTCCCCGGCGGCTGGAGCGACCGGATCCCCGACCCGGACCACCCACCCACGATCACCGCCCAGTAG
- a CDS encoding S1 family peptidase gives MKQLLRTLKRCSVIAAVVLAAISLQPSGATAAPNPVVGGTRAAQGEFPFMVRLSMGCGGALYTQTIVLTAAHCVSGSGNNTSITATAGVVDLQSSSAVKVKSTKVLQAPGYNGVGKDWALIKLAKPINLPTLKIATTTAYNTGNFTIAGWGAATEGGGQQRYLLKATVPYVSDSVCQQAYGSDLVPSEEICAGLVDTGGVDTCQGDSGGPMFRKDNAGAWIQIGIVSWGEGCARAGYPGVYTQVSTFATAIASAAAGL, from the coding sequence TTGAAGCAGCTTCTGCGCACCCTGAAAAGATGCTCCGTCATCGCCGCGGTGGTCCTCGCCGCCATCAGCCTCCAGCCCTCCGGCGCCACCGCGGCCCCCAACCCCGTCGTCGGCGGAACCCGCGCCGCACAGGGTGAGTTCCCCTTCATGGTCCGGCTCTCCATGGGCTGTGGCGGCGCGCTCTACACCCAGACCATCGTGCTCACCGCCGCCCACTGTGTGAGCGGCTCCGGCAACAACACCTCGATCACCGCCACCGCCGGCGTCGTCGACCTCCAGTCCTCGAGCGCCGTCAAGGTCAAGTCCACCAAGGTCCTCCAGGCACCCGGCTACAACGGCGTGGGCAAGGACTGGGCACTCATCAAGCTCGCCAAGCCGATCAACCTGCCCACCCTGAAGATCGCCACCACCACCGCGTACAACACGGGCAACTTCACCATCGCCGGCTGGGGAGCCGCCACCGAAGGCGGCGGCCAGCAGCGCTACCTGCTCAAGGCAACCGTGCCGTACGTCTCCGACTCCGTCTGCCAGCAGGCCTACGGCAGCGACCTCGTCCCCAGCGAGGAGATCTGCGCCGGACTCGTCGACACCGGCGGTGTCGACACCTGCCAGGGCGACTCCGGCGGCCCCATGTTCCGCAAGGACAACGCCGGAGCCTGGATCCAGATAGGCATCGTCAGCTGGGGCGAAGGCTGCGCACGCGCCGGCTACCCCGGTGTCTACACCCAGGTCTCGACCTTCGCCACCGCCATCGCGTCCGCGGCGGCAGGCCTCTGA
- a CDS encoding HutD/Ves family protein, with protein sequence MALRVLRAAGRAATPWHNGGGVTREIAAAPEGATTDTFDWRISLAEVSADGPFSFFPGIDRTLTVVEGEGMDLMVGGEHHIVDEPLWPHDFPGDLETDGRLLGGPVVNLNVMYRRGREAASTAVVRGTVRLTPPDGGAVVAVALEDGAVAEGPTEDVELACYDAVLATGDSPGVLRTRGYAVVVTLPGR encoded by the coding sequence ATGGCCTTGCGCGTACTGAGGGCGGCAGGCCGTGCGGCTACGCCCTGGCACAACGGCGGGGGAGTCACCCGGGAGATCGCCGCGGCTCCCGAGGGCGCGACGACGGACACCTTCGACTGGCGGATCAGCCTCGCCGAGGTGTCGGCGGACGGCCCGTTCTCCTTCTTCCCCGGCATCGACCGCACCCTGACCGTCGTCGAGGGCGAGGGGATGGACCTGATGGTCGGCGGCGAACACCACATCGTCGACGAACCGTTGTGGCCCCACGACTTCCCCGGAGACCTGGAGACCGACGGCCGCCTCCTCGGGGGACCGGTCGTCAACCTCAACGTGATGTACCGCCGCGGCCGTGAGGCGGCATCGACCGCCGTCGTACGCGGCACCGTTCGGCTGACCCCGCCGGACGGCGGTGCGGTCGTCGCTGTCGCGCTCGAGGACGGTGCGGTGGCCGAGGGACCCACCGAGGACGTCGAACTCGCCTGCTACGACGCGGTACTGGCCACCGGGGACTCACCGGGCGTCCTGCGCACCCGGGGTTACGCGGTGGTGGTCACCCTGCCGGGCCGGTGA
- a CDS encoding pyridoxamine 5'-phosphate oxidase family protein, whose amino-acid sequence MTSSSWQDFRAAEPAFADTVQKRFQQYKHHVLATLRKDGSPRVTGLEAEFRLDELWLGMMPGSRKALDLRRDPRFAIQANPGPDAEMADGDVRISGRAVEVTDPAVLARFAEAVTPPEPFLLFRAEPAEVVRTGLDGDDLVVQVWRPGHALRTIRRGNDDSPPREM is encoded by the coding sequence ATGACATCGAGTTCGTGGCAAGACTTCCGGGCCGCGGAGCCGGCCTTCGCCGACACCGTGCAGAAGCGGTTCCAGCAGTACAAGCACCATGTCCTTGCGACCCTCCGCAAGGACGGCTCCCCCCGCGTCACCGGCCTGGAGGCGGAGTTCCGGCTGGACGAGCTGTGGCTCGGCATGATGCCGGGCTCCCGCAAGGCGCTCGACCTGCGGCGCGACCCGCGCTTCGCCATCCAGGCCAACCCGGGACCCGACGCCGAGATGGCCGACGGCGACGTCCGGATCTCCGGCCGGGCCGTGGAGGTGACCGACCCCGCCGTCCTGGCGCGCTTCGCCGAGGCGGTGACCCCGCCGGAGCCGTTCCTCCTCTTCCGCGCCGAGCCGGCGGAAGTGGTCCGCACCGGGCTCGACGGCGACGACCTGGTCGTACAGGTCTGGCGTCCGGGCCACGCGCTGCGCACGATCCGCCGGGGGAACGACGACAGTCCGCCCCGCGAGATGTGA
- a CDS encoding rhomboid family intramembrane serine protease has translation MEAAATSCYRHPSYETYVRCTRCDRYICPDCMREASVGHHCVECVKEGQRSVRQARSLFGGAVSATAAPVVTYVLMALNIVAYVVEVARSETVDRFGMLGAVLVDPAGGQYYYRGEQVPGFDLVGVVDGEWYRLLTGAFLHLPPDTSFGVMHLVFNMFALWNLGRVVEGHLGRARYLALYLLSAVGGSVLVYLVSPEDMVVGASGAVFGLAASFYVINRRLRSDMHAVNRFMAGFLLWMVISAAFTSWEGHLGGLLTGGLVTYGLAYAPAKLRTSAMQLAGGVVLVALLAVVVALRTASLTGVA, from the coding sequence ATGGAGGCCGCCGCCACCTCGTGTTACCGCCACCCGTCGTACGAGACGTATGTGCGGTGCACGCGCTGCGACCGGTACATCTGCCCCGACTGCATGCGCGAGGCGTCGGTGGGCCATCACTGCGTGGAGTGCGTGAAGGAGGGGCAGCGCTCGGTCCGTCAGGCGCGCTCGCTCTTCGGCGGTGCGGTTTCGGCGACCGCGGCACCCGTGGTGACGTATGTGCTGATGGCGCTGAACATCGTGGCGTACGTCGTCGAGGTGGCGCGTTCCGAGACGGTGGACCGGTTCGGGATGCTCGGTGCGGTTCTCGTCGATCCGGCGGGCGGGCAGTACTACTACCGGGGTGAGCAGGTCCCGGGGTTCGATCTGGTCGGGGTGGTCGACGGTGAGTGGTACCGGTTGCTGACCGGTGCCTTCCTGCATCTGCCGCCCGACACGTCGTTCGGTGTGATGCACCTCGTCTTCAACATGTTCGCGCTCTGGAATCTGGGCCGGGTCGTCGAGGGGCACCTCGGCCGGGCCCGGTATCTGGCGCTGTACCTGCTGTCCGCGGTGGGCGGTTCGGTGCTGGTGTACCTGGTCTCGCCGGAGGACATGGTGGTCGGTGCCTCGGGGGCGGTCTTCGGTCTGGCGGCGTCGTTCTACGTCATCAACCGGCGTCTGCGCAGCGACATGCACGCGGTCAATCGCTTCATGGCCGGTTTTCTGCTGTGGATGGTCATCTCGGCCGCGTTCACGTCGTGGGAGGGGCACCTCGGCGGACTGCTGACCGGTGGCCTGGTGACGTACGGGCTCGCGTACGCCCCGGCGAAGTTGCGGACCTCGGCGATGCAGCTGGCCGGCGGTGTGGTGCTGGTCGCCCTGCTGGCCGTGGTGGTGGCCCTGAGGACGGCGTCGTTGACGGGCGTGGCCTGA
- a CDS encoding glycoside hydrolase family 35 protein: MIDFTVGDDHFRLDGEPVRLLSGALHYFRVHEAQWDHRLSMLRAMGLNCVETYVPWNLHEPRPGEFRDVGALGRFLDAVDRAGLMAIVRPGPYICAEWENGGLPVWVTGRFGRRVRTRDAQYTAVVERWFGELLPQVVRRQVNRGGPVIMVQAENEYGSYGSDRVHLEELAGLLRRCGVTVPLFTSDGPEDHMLTGGSVPGLLATGNFGSGARGAFEVMRRHRRRGPLMCMEFWCGWFDHWGAGPVVRDPAETADALREILQCGASVNIYMAHGGTNFAGWAGANRGGPLQDQEFLPTVTSYDYDAPVDEYGRPTEKFRLLREVLAEYAVGPLAELPPEPVGLSPVRVELTQGVALAGVLEGLGDPETAESGVPPTFEDLGVDRGLVRYRVGVPGPRQPYPLGAVGLRDRAVVYVDGVRAGVLTEEHPVLVEPVAGPAEVELWVESLGRVNYGPRLGEQKGITVGVVHERQYLHGVRARALRLDAFDDAGAVAGLRFGSVGEAGRTGLFRGFFEVTGAAETGHAGLELPGWTRGFVWVNGFCLGRYWSAGPQRTLYVPGPVLREGANEVWVLELEDAGEPFVELGPGAPVRTGTPGDGQR, from the coding sequence ATGATTGATTTCACCGTGGGGGACGACCATTTCCGGCTGGACGGGGAGCCGGTGCGGCTGTTGTCGGGGGCGTTGCACTATTTCCGGGTGCATGAGGCGCAGTGGGATCACCGGCTGTCGATGCTGCGGGCGATGGGCCTCAACTGTGTCGAGACGTATGTGCCGTGGAATCTCCATGAGCCGCGTCCCGGCGAGTTCCGTGATGTGGGGGCGCTGGGCCGGTTCCTGGACGCGGTGGACCGGGCGGGGCTGATGGCGATCGTGCGTCCGGGGCCGTACATCTGTGCCGAGTGGGAGAACGGTGGGCTGCCGGTCTGGGTGACGGGGCGGTTCGGCCGGCGGGTGCGGACCCGGGATGCGCAGTACACGGCGGTGGTGGAGCGCTGGTTCGGGGAGCTGCTTCCACAGGTGGTGCGGCGCCAGGTCAACCGCGGCGGTCCGGTGATCATGGTGCAGGCGGAGAACGAGTACGGGAGTTACGGTTCGGACCGGGTGCATCTGGAGGAGCTGGCGGGGTTGCTGCGCCGGTGCGGGGTGACGGTGCCGCTGTTCACTTCCGACGGGCCCGAGGACCACATGCTGACGGGTGGTTCGGTGCCGGGTCTGCTGGCTACGGGGAATTTCGGTTCGGGGGCGCGTGGGGCGTTCGAGGTGATGCGCCGGCACCGGCGGCGGGGGCCGCTGATGTGCATGGAGTTCTGGTGCGGCTGGTTCGATCACTGGGGTGCCGGGCCTGTCGTGCGGGATCCGGCGGAGACCGCGGATGCGTTGCGCGAGATCCTTCAGTGCGGTGCTTCGGTCAATATCTACATGGCGCACGGCGGTACGAATTTCGCGGGCTGGGCGGGTGCCAATCGTGGTGGTCCGTTGCAGGACCAGGAGTTCTTGCCGACGGTGACGTCGTACGACTACGACGCTCCGGTCGATGAGTACGGGCGGCCCACGGAGAAGTTCCGGCTGTTGCGGGAGGTGCTGGCCGAGTATGCGGTCGGTCCTCTTGCGGAGTTGCCGCCGGAGCCGGTGGGGCTTTCCCCGGTGCGGGTCGAGCTGACGCAGGGGGTTGCGCTGGCCGGGGTGCTGGAGGGGCTGGGCGATCCGGAGACGGCCGAGTCGGGTGTTCCGCCGACGTTCGAGGATCTCGGTGTGGACCGGGGCCTGGTGCGTTACCGGGTCGGCGTGCCGGGGCCGCGGCAGCCGTATCCGCTGGGTGCGGTGGGTCTGCGGGACCGGGCGGTGGTGTACGTGGACGGGGTGCGGGCGGGTGTGCTCACCGAGGAGCACCCTGTCCTGGTCGAGCCGGTCGCGGGGCCCGCGGAGGTCGAGCTGTGGGTGGAGTCGTTGGGCCGGGTGAACTACGGTCCGCGGCTGGGTGAGCAGAAGGGCATCACGGTCGGGGTGGTCCACGAGCGGCAGTATCTGCACGGGGTGCGGGCCCGGGCGCTGCGGCTGGACGCGTTCGACGATGCGGGTGCGGTGGCCGGGCTGCGGTTCGGGAGTGTCGGGGAGGCCGGGCGGACGGGTCTGTTCCGGGGGTTCTTCGAGGTGACGGGCGCTGCGGAGACCGGTCATGCGGGGCTCGAACTGCCGGGCTGGACACGGGGGTTCGTGTGGGTGAACGGCTTCTGCCTGGGGCGCTACTGGTCGGCGGGGCCGCAGCGGACGCTGTACGTTCCGGGGCCGGTGCTCCGCGAGGGCGCCAACGAGGTGTGGGTGCTGGAGCTGGAGGACGCCGGGGAGCCGTTCGTGGAGCTGGGCCCGGGGGCACCCGTCAGGACGGGCACCCCCGGGGACGGTCAGCGGTGA
- a CDS encoding ankyrin repeat domain-containing protein: MTKDPAGDAGNLFEALYDGENAVVRALRAGASAESSDTDGTTALYLASVEDLPGAVRLLLAAGADPNRASGPEAGDLPLCGAACGGHGEVVEALLAAGAEPDLREEFGFTALRWAVGLGHARIAETLLSHGADPGLPGPEGESPLVLAARRGSVHTVRTLLRHGAADLARALEEARRCLRLDIERELRDALSALYGDGAGSGGIDGGFTTVVRRTPVDGGVTVTVELRRDGEPFASQDRQTGHGAIATLLENELGLRAPFEELAARALRGADPELDDWHESVEALWLRGDEETFQAAAAWTASGDPLRQAFGADVLAQLGFRTGAKPFAARSVPLLRELAREAVDAELIQSAVLGLGHHEDPAALPEILRHAEHPDRSVRRAVTLALFGPAATDRPEAVAALITLSGDTDEGVRDWATTALAAADDDTAEIREALAVRLDDADPDTVAEAARGLARRGDPRAAEALARLLAEEPADSYAGTTAAAAMEDVPGT, from the coding sequence ATGACGAAAGATCCGGCCGGGGACGCGGGCAACCTCTTCGAGGCGTTGTACGACGGTGAGAACGCCGTCGTACGAGCGCTCCGGGCAGGTGCGTCCGCCGAGTCGAGCGACACGGACGGGACCACGGCGCTGTACCTGGCGTCGGTGGAGGACCTGCCGGGCGCGGTGCGGCTGCTGCTCGCCGCAGGGGCGGATCCCAACCGGGCGAGCGGCCCGGAAGCGGGCGACCTGCCGCTGTGCGGCGCGGCGTGCGGCGGCCACGGAGAGGTCGTCGAGGCGCTCCTCGCGGCCGGCGCGGAACCGGATCTGCGCGAGGAGTTCGGCTTCACCGCACTGCGGTGGGCGGTCGGCCTGGGACACGCACGGATCGCGGAGACCCTGCTCTCCCACGGTGCGGATCCCGGCCTGCCCGGCCCGGAGGGTGAGTCCCCGCTGGTACTCGCGGCCCGGCGGGGATCGGTGCACACGGTCCGCACCCTGCTCCGGCACGGGGCTGCCGACCTGGCCCGGGCGCTGGAGGAGGCCAGGCGCTGCCTGCGGCTGGACATCGAGCGGGAACTGCGCGACGCCCTGTCCGCGCTGTACGGCGACGGCGCCGGCAGCGGCGGCATCGACGGCGGCTTCACGACGGTGGTGCGCCGCACCCCGGTGGACGGCGGAGTGACGGTCACGGTCGAACTCCGGCGGGACGGCGAGCCCTTCGCGTCCCAGGACCGGCAGACGGGACACGGCGCGATCGCGACGCTCCTGGAGAACGAGCTGGGTCTGCGGGCTCCGTTCGAGGAGCTGGCGGCCCGTGCGCTGCGGGGTGCGGACCCGGAGCTGGACGACTGGCACGAGTCGGTCGAAGCGCTGTGGCTGCGCGGCGACGAGGAGACGTTCCAGGCGGCGGCCGCGTGGACGGCGAGCGGAGATCCGCTGCGCCAGGCCTTCGGCGCGGATGTGCTGGCGCAGCTCGGATTCCGTACCGGGGCCAAGCCGTTCGCCGCACGGTCGGTGCCACTGCTGCGGGAACTGGCGCGGGAGGCCGTGGACGCGGAGCTGATCCAGTCCGCGGTGCTGGGCCTCGGCCACCATGAGGATCCGGCCGCCCTGCCGGAGATCCTGCGCCACGCGGAGCATCCGGACCGGTCGGTGCGGCGCGCGGTGACGCTGGCGCTGTTCGGCCCGGCGGCGACGGACCGGCCGGAAGCCGTCGCGGCACTGATCACCCTGAGCGGGGACACCGACGAGGGGGTCCGCGACTGGGCGACGACGGCGCTGGCCGCAGCGGACGACGACACTGCGGAGATCCGGGAAGCCCTGGCAGTGCGCCTGGACGACGCGGATCCCGACACGGTGGCGGAGGCGGCGCGAGGCCTGGCACGACGCGGTGACCCACGCGCGGCCGAGGCCCTGGCACGCCTCCTGGCCGAAGAACCGGCGGACAGCTATGCGGGCACGACGGCCGCGGCCGCCATGGAGGACGTCCCAGGCACGTAG
- a CDS encoding cold-shock protein, with translation MATGTVKWFNSEKGFGFIEQDGGGADVFAHYSNIATQGFRELQEGQKVSFDVTQGQKGPQAENIVPA, from the coding sequence ATGGCTACTGGAACCGTGAAGTGGTTCAACTCGGAAAAGGGCTTCGGCTTCATCGAGCAGGACGGCGGCGGCGCCGACGTCTTCGCCCACTACTCGAACATCGCCACCCAGGGCTTCCGTGAGCTCCAGGAGGGCCAGAAGGTCTCCTTCGACGTCACGCAGGGCCAGAAGGGCCCGCAGGCGGAGAACATCGTCCCGGCCTAA